A window of Candidatus Poribacteria bacterium contains these coding sequences:
- a CDS encoding LuxR C-terminal-related transcriptional regulator: MPKRVSAKQLLIACRMSFDGKSNREIANALDFSETTVSNWRKSEVWQEFEAELIDAYKQQVLNLESVTPS, translated from the coding sequence ATGCCGAAACGAGTCAGTGCGAAGCAACTATTAATAGCTTGCCGGATGTCATTTGATGGCAAAAGCAACCGCGAAATCGCGAACGCGTTGGACTTCAGCGAGACAACTGTATCGAATTGGCGGAAGTCTGAGGTCTGGCAGGAATTCGAGGCGGAACTCATTGATGCCTACAAACAGCAAGTCTTGAACCTCGAAAGTGTAACCCCATCGTAA